One window from the genome of Spirosoma rhododendri encodes:
- a CDS encoding fatty acid desaturase, with the protein MTQFTNFVQSTASEPHRIRTRQILKAHPDIKRMIGQKNPRTFWVILGCVTMMTGIAWLVRDQSWWIVVAAAWFIGAFPAHTLFVCIHEAAHNLIFRKPTANAWAAIFANLPTVLPTALSFKNFHIKHHAFQGVHELDADLPDWYEAKLINNYAIGKALWLLFFPIFQAIRTIRCRELAVIDKWVALNIVVQLAFDVLIVVLFGWKALAFMLLCLFFSVGLHPLGARWIQEHYLTLDPNQETYSYYGVLNTPNLNVGFHNEHHDFPSIPWNRLPEIRKSAPEYYDTLKYHTSYVRLFFRFLFDQEISLYSRIVRKERGKVTLADQSKPDIEMAHAQ; encoded by the coding sequence ATGACACAGTTTACCAATTTTGTTCAGTCGACGGCTTCCGAACCGCACCGTATTCGTACCCGTCAAATTCTGAAGGCGCATCCAGACATCAAGCGGATGATCGGGCAGAAAAACCCGCGCACGTTCTGGGTAATTCTGGGCTGCGTAACCATGATGACGGGTATCGCCTGGCTGGTGCGCGATCAGTCGTGGTGGATCGTCGTTGCTGCGGCCTGGTTCATTGGTGCTTTCCCGGCCCATACGCTGTTTGTCTGCATCCACGAAGCAGCCCACAACCTGATTTTCCGCAAGCCGACGGCCAACGCCTGGGCCGCGATCTTCGCTAACCTGCCGACGGTATTGCCAACGGCCCTGTCGTTCAAGAATTTTCATATCAAACACCACGCGTTCCAGGGCGTCCATGAGTTAGATGCCGACCTGCCAGACTGGTACGAAGCCAAGCTCATAAACAACTACGCGATTGGTAAAGCCCTCTGGCTGCTGTTCTTCCCAATCTTTCAGGCAATCCGCACGATCCGTTGCCGCGAACTGGCCGTTATCGACAAATGGGTTGCCCTGAACATCGTCGTGCAACTGGCGTTCGACGTGCTGATCGTCGTGCTGTTTGGCTGGAAAGCGCTGGCATTCATGCTGCTTTGCCTGTTCTTCTCGGTAGGGCTGCACCCACTGGGTGCTCGCTGGATTCAGGAGCACTACCTGACGCTCGACCCGAATCAGGAGACGTACAGCTACTACGGTGTGCTGAACACGCCGAACCTGAACGTTGGATTTCACAACGAGCACCACGATTTCCCGTCGATCCCCTGGAACCGGCTACCCGAAATCCGGAAATCGGCTCCCGAGTACTACGATACGCTGAAATACCACACGTCGTACGTCAGGTTGTTTTTCCGCTTCCTGTTCGATCAGGAGATCTCGCTTTATTCGCGCATCGTTCGTAAAGAGCGCGGCAAAGTGACGCTGGCCGATCAGTCGAAGCCGGATATCGAAATGGCACACGCACAATAG